Proteins encoded together in one Streptomyces umbrinus window:
- a CDS encoding IS701 family transposase — protein sequence MASVREDLAAFTAELFDGFFRADQRRWGQAYVRGLLLDGRRKSVEPMAARLGEDGNRQALAHFVTSSPWDPAHVRARLAWRMQDVIGPEALIIDDTGFLKDGDASACVSRQYTGTAGKVTKCQVGVSLHLARDHASAAVNWRLFLPASWDPASPEADVDKVGRRGRCGIPAQVGHVEKWQLALDMIDETRSWGVDVPLVVADAGYGDAAAFRLGLEERNVPYVVGISSRHSARPAGARPVQPAYAGTGRPPKMQYPEPAQTVKDLVIAAGKAAARPVSWREGSRPGKSQSGFKRMYSRFVALRIRPAGRGIRKAGDDPELPERWLLAEWPADESEPVQFWLSDLPSGMPLATLVRLAKLRWRIEHDYREMKQALGLAHFEGRTWNGWHHHVTLVSAAHAFCTLQRLARDPKEPVQV from the coding sequence ATGGCCTCGGTCCGGGAGGACTTGGCGGCGTTCACGGCGGAGTTGTTCGATGGGTTCTTCCGTGCGGATCAGCGGCGTTGGGGGCAGGCGTATGTGCGTGGGCTGCTGTTGGACGGGCGGCGTAAGTCGGTGGAGCCGATGGCGGCCCGTCTGGGCGAGGACGGCAACCGGCAGGCCCTGGCCCACTTCGTCACCTCCAGTCCGTGGGATCCCGCGCATGTGCGGGCCCGGCTGGCCTGGAGGATGCAGGACGTCATCGGTCCCGAAGCGCTGATCATCGACGACACCGGATTCCTCAAGGACGGGGATGCCTCGGCGTGTGTGTCGCGGCAGTACACCGGCACCGCGGGCAAGGTCACCAAATGCCAGGTGGGTGTGTCGCTGCACCTGGCCCGTGATCATGCCTCGGCCGCGGTGAACTGGCGGTTGTTCCTGCCCGCATCCTGGGATCCGGCCTCGCCGGAGGCTGATGTGGACAAGGTCGGCCGCCGCGGTCGCTGCGGGATTCCCGCCCAGGTGGGGCATGTGGAGAAGTGGCAGCTGGCCCTGGACATGATCGATGAGACGCGGTCCTGGGGTGTTGATGTTCCGCTTGTCGTCGCGGACGCCGGATACGGTGATGCCGCTGCCTTCCGCCTGGGGCTTGAGGAGCGCAACGTGCCCTATGTGGTGGGGATTTCCTCTCGCCACAGCGCCCGGCCCGCCGGCGCCCGGCCCGTCCAGCCCGCCTATGCGGGCACCGGCCGGCCACCGAAAATGCAGTACCCCGAGCCCGCGCAGACCGTGAAGGATCTGGTGATCGCGGCCGGGAAGGCGGCCGCACGACCGGTGTCCTGGCGGGAAGGCTCCCGGCCGGGCAAGAGCCAAAGTGGCTTCAAGCGCATGTATTCGCGGTTCGTCGCCCTGCGGATCCGCCCGGCCGGACGCGGCATCCGCAAGGCCGGCGACGATCCTGAACTGCCCGAGCGGTGGCTGCTGGCTGAATGGCCCGCCGACGAGAGTGAGCCGGTGCAGTTCTGGCTGTCCGACCTGCCCTCTGGGATGCCGCTGGCCACGCTGGTGCGGCTGGCCAAGCTCCGCTGGCGCATCGAGCACGACTACCGCGAGATGAAACAGGCCCTGGGACTGGCCCACTTCGAAGGCCGCACCTGGAACGGATGGCACCACCACGTCACCCTCGTCTCCGCCGCCCACGCCTTCTGCACCCTGCAACGACTGGCACGAGACCCAAAAGAACCGGTGCAGGTCTGA